TCCAGTTCAAGGACATCGCGCCGGAGGGCTTCCGGGCCAACGGCGGTGTGTTCGTCAGGTTCCCGGACCCGCGTACCCCGCTGGAGCAGCGGCCGCCGGGAAGCTGCGGCACGGTCGGGTCGGCACGGTCGTCGCAGGCCTGGGTAGCGATCTACTGTGGACACGAGATCCAGATCTATGACGGTGAGACGGGCGAGCCGCAGAAGACCGGCTCGGTCTACAACTTCGACCCGAACACGCTGGCCCAGGCCGGCGCGACGCCGAAGAACGTGTGGAACGACTACGAGATCCGCGTGGTCGGCCAGCATTTCACGATGATCCGCAACGGCGTGGTGATCAACGAGTTCGACAACACGCCGGGCAAGGCGTCGTCTCGCGCGGGTGACCCGCCGACCGACCTGCGCCAGTTCATCAGCGGTTACATCGGTCTACAGAACCACAGCAACAACGACCTGATCGAAATTCGCAACGTGCGGGTGCGCACCTACTGATCCAACCTTGGTGACCGGGTACGGGTATCCACCCGTACCCGGTCATTGTGGGTTATCGGCGCGGCTCCGTTGCTGGTCCTTGCCGCCGTCGTAGGCTCGGACGTGCAACGTGCGAAAAAGGAAATCTCACGTCTGAGCTGGGCGAGCGCACCCCGGGTGATGGCCGTCGCGGTGTTCGCCGTGACGCTGTTCGGTGCCGGGCTCCTGCGCTTCGGTGCGCAGCCGGCCGCTGCTCCGATCGCTGGTCCAGCCGCCGCGGTGCCGGCACGACACGCGGTCGCGGCGGCGCCCGCCGCCCAGCCCGACGGCTGCGCCAAGCCCAACCGGACGATCCAGCTCTACGCGGTCGAGCTGGCCAAGGACCCGGTGACCAAGCAGGTCCGGCTGGGCTACGGCCTGGCGGCGAAGTCAGCCTCCTACCCGGGCCCGACGATCGAGATGACCGAGGGCGAGTGCCTCGCCATCACCCTGCACAACAACGTGTCGTCGGCGACCCTGCAATCACTGCGCGGCAACAGCGCCCACCCGCTCGCGGTGTCGCTGCACGCCCACGGCGTCAAATACACCGCGTCGTCGGACGGCACCATGGAGAACAAGTCCTACGTCGCGCCCGGCGGCCAGCGCACCTACTTCTGGTATGCCAAGCCCCGCGACCCGACCACCGGCGCGCAGGGCACCGCCGGCTACTGGTGGTATCACGACCACATGGTCGGCGGTCCGCACGGCACGGCCGGCATGAGCTCGGGCCTGTTCGGCGCGCTGATCGTGCGCCGCCAGGGCGACGTGAAGCCGGCCCGCACCTACGTGACCGCGTTCGGCGACCGCCAGTCCATCAATCTGCGGCGCGGTGCCGCGACCGACACGTGCGCCGCGACCAAACCGGTGGCCGGCCCGACCTGCCTGATCGCCAAGCCCGGCGAGCGCATCGAGTTCGTGGTCATCGGGATCGGCAACGACGTGCACACGTTCCACCTGCACGGGCACTCGTGGGCCGACACCCGCACCGGAACGCTCGACGGCACCGACAAGTCACTGGTCAACTCGGTAGCGGTGATCGACAACAAGACGCTCGGCCCGGGCGACTCGTTCGGCTTGCAGATCATCGCCGGCGACTCGGTCGGCCCTGGCAACTGGATGCTGCACTGTCACATGCAGTTCCACTCGGACCAGGGCATGTCGACGATGCTGCACGTGCTCAACGCCGACGGCACGGTGGCGCCGCACAGCGCCGACCACGCACCCTGACGACTATTCCAGCTCCAGCCGCCGGGGGAGGGTGGTCAGCGGAGCCGGCAGCCGCAGCGGCGCGGCGCCGGGGGTGACGGCGCCGAGCAGCCGCCCGCCGTTGGCGCCGGTGGCGGACGGCACCGCACCCGGCAGTCCGTGCCAGGTGAGCCAGCCGATCAGCGCGAAGAGCACCGCCTCCTTCGCGTCGGCGGGCAGCCCGAACTCGTCGGAGGGCACGAACGTCACGCCGGGCGCGCGGGCGGCGAGCCGCTTCAGCAGTGTCCGGTTGCGTACGCCGCCGCCGGAGACCAGCACGTGGTCGAGCCGGTGCCGGCGGAGCTCGGCGCCGACCGTGGCCGCGGTCAGCTCGGTGAGGGTGGCGAGCAGGTCGGCGGGCTGGTAGCCGCCGGCACCGTCGAGATAGGCCGCGGAGAACAGCTCCTTGCCCGTCGACTTCGGCGGGTTGCGCGCGTAGTAGGGCTCGACGAGAAGCCGGTCGAGCAGCTCGGTGCGGACCGTGCCGCTGGC
This genomic interval from Asanoa ferruginea contains the following:
- a CDS encoding multicopper oxidase domain-containing protein, with product MQRAKKEISRLSWASAPRVMAVAVFAVTLFGAGLLRFGAQPAAAPIAGPAAAVPARHAVAAAPAAQPDGCAKPNRTIQLYAVELAKDPVTKQVRLGYGLAAKSASYPGPTIEMTEGECLAITLHNNVSSATLQSLRGNSAHPLAVSLHAHGVKYTASSDGTMENKSYVAPGGQRTYFWYAKPRDPTTGAQGTAGYWWYHDHMVGGPHGTAGMSSGLFGALIVRRQGDVKPARTYVTAFGDRQSINLRRGAATDTCAATKPVAGPTCLIAKPGERIEFVVIGIGNDVHTFHLHGHSWADTRTGTLDGTDKSLVNSVAVIDNKTLGPGDSFGLQIIAGDSVGPGNWMLHCHMQFHSDQGMSTMLHVLNADGTVAPHSADHAP